A region from the Candidatus Tenderia electrophaga genome encodes:
- a CDS encoding phosphopantothenoylcysteine decarboxylase — MGGRRIVVGISGGIAAYKSAELVRRLRQAGAEVRVVMTPAAQQFITPLTLQALSGNPVHLDLLDSNAEAAMGHIELARWADAVLVAPASAHVIARLAQGLADDLLTTLCLATEAPLLLAPAMNRLMWAHPATQQNSRTLEQRGVTLLGPAAGEQACGETGVGRMLEVEELLQALDGHWRQGPLADCRVLVTAGPTREAIDPVRYISNHSSGKMGYAVAAAAAAAGAEVVLVSGPTALDCPRGVRRHEVETAAEMLQAVQARVGDCQIFIAAAAVADYRAQQAQAAKLKKGAAEWMLPLAPTEDILATVAASASAPFCVGFAAETDELEAHARDKLQRKRLDIIAANQVGGGLGFNADDNALTLFWQGGKHDIARADKTVVARELIAIIAERYHAKSASQNS; from the coding sequence ATCGGCGGGCGTCGCATCGTTGTCGGTATCAGCGGCGGTATCGCCGCCTACAAGAGCGCCGAACTGGTCAGGCGCCTGCGCCAGGCGGGGGCCGAGGTGCGTGTGGTGATGACGCCGGCGGCGCAGCAATTCATTACGCCCTTAACCCTGCAGGCCCTGTCAGGCAATCCGGTGCACCTTGATCTGCTCGATTCCAATGCCGAGGCGGCCATGGGCCACATCGAACTGGCGCGTTGGGCCGATGCGGTACTGGTCGCCCCGGCCAGCGCCCATGTCATCGCCCGCCTGGCCCAGGGGCTGGCGGACGATCTGCTCACCACCTTGTGCTTGGCCACCGAGGCGCCCCTGCTGCTGGCGCCTGCCATGAACCGCTTGATGTGGGCCCATCCGGCCACACAGCAGAACAGCCGCACCCTGGAACAGCGCGGCGTCACCCTGCTGGGTCCGGCGGCAGGCGAGCAGGCCTGTGGCGAAACCGGCGTCGGCCGCATGCTGGAGGTGGAAGAATTGCTACAGGCCCTGGATGGGCATTGGCGCCAAGGCCCGCTGGCCGATTGCCGCGTGTTGGTCACGGCCGGGCCCACCCGGGAGGCGATTGACCCGGTGCGCTATATCAGCAATCACAGTTCCGGCAAAATGGGGTATGCCGTGGCCGCCGCCGCCGCGGCGGCCGGCGCCGAGGTGGTCCTGGTCAGCGGCCCGACGGCGCTGGACTGTCCGCGCGGCGTGCGTCGTCATGAGGTTGAAACCGCCGCCGAGATGCTGCAGGCGGTGCAGGCCCGTGTTGGCGACTGTCAGATCTTTATCGCCGCCGCCGCGGTGGCCGATTATCGCGCGCAGCAGGCGCAGGCCGCTAAACTTAAAAAGGGCGCCGCCGAATGGATGCTGCCGCTGGCGCCCACTGAGGATATCCTGGCCACGGTGGCGGCGTCCGCGTCTGCCCCGTTTTGCGTGGGCTTTGCCGCGGAAACCGACGAGCTCGAGGCCCATGCCCGTGACAAGCTGCAACGCAAGCGCTTGGATATCATCGCTGCCAATCAAGTGGGGGGCGGGCTGGGTTTCAATGCCGACGATAACGCCCTGACGCTGTTCTGGCAGGGCGGCAAACACGACATTGCGCGGGCCGACAAGACCGTTGTGGCGCGTGAATTAATCGCTATTATCGCTGAGAGGTATCATGCAAAAAGTGCAAGTCAAAATTCTTGA
- the rpmB gene encoding 50S ribosomal protein L28 (required for 70S ribosome assembly), whose amino-acid sequence MSRVCQVTGKRPMVGNNVSHANNKTKRRFLPNLHSHRFWVEGEKRWVKLRVSSHGMRIIDKRGIDSVLAEIRARGEKI is encoded by the coding sequence ATGTCGAGAGTATGTCAGGTTACGGGCAAGCGCCCGATGGTCGGGAACAACGTCTCCCACGCCAACAACAAGACCAAGCGCCGTTTTCTGCCCAACCTTCACAGCCACCGTTTCTGGGTGGAGGGCGAAAAGCGTTGGGTGAAACTGCGTGTTTCGTCGCACGGGATGCGCATCATCGACAAACGCGGCATCGATAGCGTGCTGGCCGAGATCCGTGCCCGCGGCGAAAAGATTTAA
- the rpmG gene encoding 50S ribosomal protein L33 (in Escherichia coli BM108, a mutation that results in lack of L33 synthesis had no effect on ribosome synthesis or function; there are paralogous genes in several bacterial genomes, and a CXXC motif for zinc binding and an upstream regulation region of the paralog lacking this motif that are regulated by zinc similar to other ribosomal proteins like L31; the proteins in this group lack the CXXC motif), giving the protein MAKSAREKIRLVSSAGTGHFYTTDKNKRNMPEKMEIKKFDPVVRKHVMYKEAKIK; this is encoded by the coding sequence ATGGCGAAGAGTGCACGTGAAAAGATCCGACTGGTGTCCTCTGCCGGCACCGGTCACTTCTACACCACCGACAAAAACAAGCGCAATATGCCTGAAAAGATGGAGATCAAGAAGTTCGATCCCGTGGTGCGCAAACATGTGATGTATAAGGAAGCCAAGATCAAGTAA
- a CDS encoding deoxyuridine 5'-triphosphate nucleotidohydrolase (catalyzes the formation of dUMP from dUTP): MQKVQVKILDDRIGTEFPLPHYATHGAAGMDLRACLDQPITLAPGETQLIPTGIALHLGDPQLAAMILPRSGLGHKHGIVLGNLVGLIDSDYQGQLFVSCWNRGKEVFEVKVGERIAQLVFVPVVQAEFDIVAEFEESHRGEGGFGHTGRH, translated from the coding sequence ATGCAAAAAGTGCAAGTCAAAATTCTTGATGACCGGATCGGTACGGAATTTCCGCTGCCCCATTACGCCACCCACGGTGCGGCGGGCATGGATCTGCGTGCCTGTCTGGACCAACCCATCACCCTCGCGCCCGGCGAGACGCAGCTCATCCCCACCGGTATCGCCCTTCATCTGGGTGACCCGCAGCTGGCGGCGATGATTCTGCCTCGTTCCGGCCTGGGCCACAAACACGGTATCGTGCTGGGCAACCTGGTCGGACTGATCGATTCCGATTATCAGGGCCAGCTGTTCGTCTCATGTTGGAATCGTGGCAAGGAGGTCTTTGAAGTCAAGGTCGGCGAACGCATCGCGCAACTGGTCTTCGTGCCGGTGGTGCAGGCCGAATTCGACATCGTCGCCGAGTTCGAGGAAAGCCATCGTGGTGAGGGTGGCTTCGGTCATACCGGACGCCATTGA
- the argJ gene encoding ornithine acetyltransferase (bifunctional arginine biosynthesis protein ArgJ; functions at the 1st and 5th steps in arginine biosynthesis; involved in synthesis of acetylglutamate from glutamate and acetyl-CoA and ornithine by transacetylation between acetylornithine and glutmate): MPVGLSGLPELLPVSGVRWGVAEAAIKRPGRNDVALMEIAPDSSAAAVYTRNAFCAAPVSVAKRHGAAQATRYLLINSGNANAGTGAPGLQAALDSCRAVAELGHCQPEAVLPFSTGVIGEPLPLERIRRALPQALAGLSEQGWEAAARAIMTTDIVPKGISKQLVLNGKRVTITGIAKGSGMIRPDMATMLAYLATDAGVAQALLQQTLRQAADRSFNSITVDGDTSTNDACVLVATGQAGVTFASETDAGFAEFDAAVTQVCQALAQAIVRDGEGATKFITIDVQGGRDTAECRQVAYAVAHSPLVKTAFFASDPNWGRILAAVGRAGLDGLDVDKVTLHLGDVCIARGGGRAADYTEAAGQAVMREAEITITIALGRGSAEARVWTTDLSYDYVKINAEYRT, encoded by the coding sequence ATGCCGGTCGGCCTGTCTGGGTTGCCCGAATTGCTGCCGGTCAGCGGGGTACGTTGGGGCGTGGCCGAGGCCGCCATCAAACGCCCCGGGCGCAATGACGTGGCCCTGATGGAGATCGCGCCGGATTCAAGCGCGGCGGCGGTTTATACCCGCAATGCCTTCTGTGCCGCGCCGGTGAGCGTGGCCAAGCGCCATGGTGCCGCCCAGGCCACGCGTTATCTCCTTATCAACAGCGGCAATGCCAATGCCGGTACCGGCGCGCCCGGCCTGCAGGCGGCGCTGGACAGCTGTCGCGCCGTCGCTGAGCTGGGCCACTGTCAGCCCGAGGCGGTATTGCCCTTTTCCACCGGTGTCATCGGTGAACCCCTGCCGCTGGAGCGTATCCGCCGGGCCCTGCCTCAGGCGCTCGCCGGTCTGAGCGAGCAGGGCTGGGAAGCGGCCGCCCGCGCCATTATGACCACCGACATCGTGCCCAAAGGTATCTCCAAGCAGCTCGTGCTGAACGGCAAGCGCGTCACCATCACCGGCATCGCCAAAGGATCGGGCATGATCAGACCGGACATGGCCACCATGCTGGCCTATCTGGCCACCGACGCCGGTGTGGCGCAGGCGCTTTTGCAACAAACCCTGCGGCAGGCCGCCGACCGTTCATTCAACAGCATCACCGTGGATGGCGACACCTCCACCAATGACGCCTGTGTGCTGGTGGCGACAGGCCAGGCGGGGGTGACGTTTGCATCTGAAACCGATGCCGGATTCGCCGAGTTCGACGCCGCCGTCACCCAGGTGTGTCAGGCCCTGGCCCAGGCCATCGTGCGCGATGGCGAGGGGGCGACCAAATTTATCACCATCGATGTCCAAGGCGGGCGCGACACGGCCGAGTGTCGCCAGGTGGCCTACGCCGTGGCCCACTCACCGCTGGTGAAGACTGCGTTTTTCGCCTCCGACCCCAACTGGGGACGCATCCTGGCGGCGGTGGGGCGTGCTGGGCTGGACGGGCTCGACGTGGACAAGGTCACCCTCCATCTGGGTGATGTATGTATCGCTAGAGGCGGCGGCCGCGCCGCCGACTATACCGAGGCGGCCGGTCAGGCGGTGATGCGCGAAGCGGAGATCACCATTACCATTGCACTGGGACGGGGCAGTGCCGAGGCCCGGGTGTGGACCACCGACCTGTCCTACGATTACGTCAAGATCAACGCCGAATACAGAACCTGA
- the secA gene encoding preprotein translocase subunit SecA (functions in protein export; can interact with acidic membrane phospholipids and the SecYEG protein complex; binds to preproteins; binds to ATP and undergoes a conformational change to promote membrane insertion of SecA/bound preprotein; ATP hydrolysis appears to drive release of the preprotein from SecA and deinsertion of SecA from the membrane; additional proteins SecD/F/YajC aid SecA recycling; exists in an equilibrium between monomers and dimers; may possibly form higher order oligomers; proteins in this cluster correspond SecA1; SecA2 is not essential and seems to play a role in secretion of a subset of proteins), protein MVTKLLKKVFGSRNERLLKRMQKVVLQVNALEDGIAALADDELKAKSAEFRQRLADGTNLEAILPEAFAVVREAGKRALGMRHYDVQLIGAMVLNEGNIAEMRTGEGKTLVATLAVYLNALEGKGVHVITVNDYLAQRDAKWMGQVYEFLGMTVGVILSGQDTEAKRAAYAADITYGTNNEYGFDYLRDNMAFRVTDKVQRELNFAVVDEVDSILIDEARTPLIISGPTDDNSELYVKMNTLIPNLVKQEEEEGPGDYSVDEKAKQVFLTEEGHQKVEEMLLQNDLLQEGESLYDAANIALMHHLNAALRAHALFQRDVDYIVQNGEIVIVDEFTGRTMPGRRWSDGLHQAIEAKEGVKIQNENQTLASITFQNYFRLYNKLAGMTGTADTEAYEFQEIYGLEVVVIPPNKPTQRNDMGDLVYLNQQDKFNAILEDIKDCHGRGQPVLVGTTSIEVSELLSGVLSKSKIKHEVLNAKQHAREAEIVAQAGSPAAVTIATNMAGRGTDIVLGGSLDVELEKVDAGDEVAVKRIRSEWQQRHDQVLEAGGLHIIGTERHESRRIDNQLRGRSGRQGDPGSSRFYLSLQDNLMRIFASDRVSSIMQKLGMEEGEAIEHPWVSKAIENAQRKVEGHNFDIRKQLLEYDDVANDQRKVIYEQRNELMASDDISDAIKGIRHDVVNEVISSFVPPQSLEEQWDVPGLEQALEHEFGQRMPIQQWLDEDDELHEETLRQRILDEIEAAYQKKEEQAGSEVLRHFEKAVMLQVLDTQWKDHLAAMDYLRQGIHLRGYAQKNPKQEYKREAFEMFTQLLERIKHEVVSIISKVQVQTQADVEAVDEQRRSQGKMQFQHAQASALPDADVEADQGEHPEPFVREGRKVGRNEPCPCGSGKKYKQCHGRLS, encoded by the coding sequence ATGGTTACTAAGTTATTGAAAAAAGTCTTCGGCAGTCGCAATGAGCGGCTGTTGAAGCGCATGCAAAAGGTCGTCTTGCAGGTCAATGCGCTGGAGGATGGGATCGCCGCCTTGGCGGATGACGAGCTCAAGGCCAAGAGCGCCGAGTTTCGTCAGCGTCTGGCGGACGGCACCAACCTGGAGGCCATTCTGCCAGAGGCCTTTGCCGTGGTGCGCGAGGCCGGCAAGCGCGCCTTGGGCATGCGCCACTACGATGTTCAGCTCATTGGTGCCATGGTCCTGAACGAGGGCAACATCGCTGAGATGCGCACCGGCGAGGGGAAGACCTTGGTGGCCACCCTGGCGGTTTATCTCAATGCCCTGGAAGGCAAGGGTGTGCACGTCATCACCGTCAACGATTACCTGGCCCAGCGCGACGCCAAGTGGATGGGGCAGGTGTACGAATTCCTGGGTATGACGGTCGGCGTAATCCTGTCCGGCCAGGATACCGAGGCGAAACGTGCCGCCTATGCCGCGGACATCACCTACGGCACCAATAACGAATACGGTTTCGACTACCTGCGCGACAACATGGCCTTCCGCGTTACCGACAAGGTGCAGCGCGAACTCAATTTCGCCGTGGTGGACGAGGTGGACTCCATCCTCATCGACGAGGCGCGCACGCCGCTGATTATCTCGGGGCCGACCGACGACAACTCCGAGCTCTACGTCAAGATGAACACGCTCATTCCTAATTTGGTGAAGCAGGAGGAGGAAGAGGGGCCGGGTGATTATTCCGTGGACGAAAAGGCCAAGCAGGTATTCCTCACCGAAGAGGGCCACCAGAAGGTGGAAGAGATGCTGCTCCAGAACGACCTGTTGCAAGAAGGCGAGAGCCTCTATGACGCCGCCAACATCGCCCTCATGCACCATCTCAATGCCGCATTGCGCGCCCATGCCTTGTTCCAGCGTGACGTGGATTACATTGTCCAGAACGGCGAGATCGTCATCGTTGACGAATTCACCGGCCGCACCATGCCCGGGCGACGCTGGTCCGACGGCCTGCACCAGGCCATCGAGGCCAAGGAGGGGGTGAAGATCCAAAACGAGAACCAGACCCTGGCCTCCATCACCTTCCAGAACTATTTCCGCCTTTACAACAAACTTGCCGGCATGACCGGCACCGCCGACACCGAGGCCTACGAATTTCAGGAAATCTACGGTCTGGAAGTGGTGGTGATCCCGCCCAACAAGCCGACCCAACGCAACGATATGGGCGACCTGGTCTACCTCAACCAGCAGGACAAATTCAACGCCATTCTCGAGGACATCAAGGATTGCCACGGCCGCGGCCAGCCGGTGCTGGTGGGCACCACCTCCATCGAGGTCTCCGAGCTGTTGTCGGGCGTTTTGAGCAAAAGCAAGATCAAACACGAGGTGCTTAACGCCAAGCAGCATGCGCGCGAAGCCGAGATCGTGGCCCAGGCGGGCAGCCCCGCTGCGGTCACCATCGCCACCAACATGGCCGGCCGCGGGACCGACATCGTCCTGGGCGGCAGTCTCGATGTCGAGTTGGAAAAGGTTGACGCCGGTGATGAGGTGGCGGTCAAGCGTATTCGTTCCGAATGGCAGCAGCGTCACGATCAGGTGCTGGAGGCCGGCGGCCTGCACATCATCGGCACCGAGCGCCATGAATCACGCCGCATTGACAACCAGCTGCGCGGCCGCTCCGGGCGCCAGGGCGACCCCGGCTCCTCACGCTTTTATCTGTCGCTGCAAGACAACCTGATGCGCATCTTCGCCTCTGATCGTGTCTCTTCGATCATGCAGAAACTGGGTATGGAAGAAGGCGAGGCCATCGAACACCCCTGGGTGAGCAAGGCCATCGAGAACGCCCAACGTAAGGTCGAGGGGCACAACTTCGATATTCGTAAGCAACTCCTCGAATACGACGATGTGGCCAACGACCAGCGCAAGGTGATCTACGAACAACGCAACGAATTAATGGCCTCGGACGATATCTCCGACGCCATCAAGGGCATCCGCCACGACGTGGTCAACGAGGTCATCAGCAGCTTCGTGCCGCCGCAGAGTCTCGAGGAACAATGGGATGTACCCGGTTTGGAGCAGGCCCTTGAGCATGAATTCGGCCAACGCATGCCCATACAGCAATGGTTGGATGAAGACGACGAACTGCACGAAGAGACCCTGCGCCAGCGCATCCTGGACGAGATCGAGGCGGCCTACCAGAAGAAAGAGGAACAGGCCGGCAGCGAGGTGCTGCGCCATTTCGAAAAGGCGGTGATGCTGCAGGTGCTCGACACCCAGTGGAAGGACCATCTGGCGGCTATGGACTATCTGCGCCAGGGTATCCACCTGCGCGGCTATGCCCAGAAAAACCCCAAGCAGGAATATAAACGCGAAGCCTTCGAGATGTTTACCCAATTGCTGGAGCGCATCAAGCACGAGGTGGTGAGTATCATCTCCAAGGTGCAAGTGCAGACCCAGGCCGATGTGGAAGCGGTGGACGAGCAGCGCCGCAGCCAAGGCAAGATGCAGTTCCAGCATGCCCAGGCCTCGGCCCTGCCGGACGCCGACGTCGAGGCGGACCAAGGCGAGCACCCTGAACCCTTTGTGCGTGAAGGCCGCAAGGTCGGTCGCAACGAGCCCTGTCCCTGTGGTTCGGGCAAAAAGTATAAACAGTGCCACGGTAGGCTGAGCTGA